In Naumovozyma dairenensis CBS 421 chromosome 2, complete genome, the following are encoded in one genomic region:
- the MPH1 gene encoding 3'-5' DNA helicase (similar to Saccharomyces cerevisiae MPH1 (YIR002C); ancestral locus Anc_7.153): MDDDDDDFSNFEDDELDSLYEKNINKNVQEITFRRSVAVQRDLMNNILPGEKPIYEEIQRKVTFGPTHHKFNEESLSTYLYPTNFEVRDYQFDIVKKSLFTNILCAIPTGMGKTFIASTVMLNYFLWTQTGKIIFTAPTRPLVAQQIKACLGITGIPSDETAILLDKSRKNREEIWANKRVFFTTPQVVENDLKRGVLNPKDIVCLVIDEAHRATGSYAYTNVVKFIDRFNSSYRILALTATPGSDLDSVQEVVNNLDISKIEIRTEESIDIVKYMKQREKVKIQTGLTTEIEDVIEQLGIAIQPVLQQAVELGIYEECEPSRINSFKAMQLSQKIIANPTLPEGIKWRNFFILQLLNHVGQMLKRIKIYGLRTFYNYFINKHKEFTTKYNLGKSTNKIAAGFYFHPILKTLRENCDKHVANPKFLGHEKLQNIRDELIDFFENGAPDSRVIIFTELRESALEIVKCVDSMNDKRIRPHIFIGQARGKEGFDEVTYSRKHKPKGRKKEDKLRRQEEERRIEEQRKLEKEQQKLERSVSRTGSSEDAQINGMNQKRQKETIKEFKEGIYNVLVCTSIGEEGLDIGEVDLIICYDTTSSPIKNIQRMGRTGRKRDGKIILLFSSNEATKFEQAMENYSNLQKLITKNFIEYKKSDRILPTSINPECVKKFIEINESDKEVNNMESDEIIKYATQRMMGKTPKKKTTKSRKVSKEPKSKQKQFFMPDNVVTGIIKASTLVNKYNTDENGNKVRQEIKAKPVEKKKLATLDSIENDPSSSDLEDFDLQDYGTLKHDQKTLVDILGTVKEETQAQVLPNDNYSGSMENSMVLPVKREKREKDVPQTIGKLDSRSGDSRVSSAKPLATEEVRLPIEDMSYFAKHYSKQDSISINSIPNLSEANKASLIPHTSFTQGIIGLFRDMRENKPEQNIEFNRIKCIGKGLQNGVLKQKNILARALWIITISVTFKNCRCRQCTKIHRN, encoded by the coding sequence ATggatgatgacgatgatgatttcAGCAATTTTGAAGACGATGAGTTAGACTCATTGTACGAaaagaatatcaataaaaatGTTCAAGAAATCACATTCAGAAGATCTGTTGCTGTTCAACGTGACCTCATGAACAATATTCTTCCCGGTGAGAAACCAATTTATGAAGAAATACAAAGGAAAGTTACCTTTGGTCCAACTCATcataaatttaatgaagaatctCTAAGCACGTATCTCTATCCAACCAATTTTGAAGTGAGAGATTATCAATTTGATATCGTTAAAAAATCATTGTTTACAAATATACTTTGTGCAATCCCCACAGGTATGGGTAAAACTTTCATCGCTAGTACTGTCATGTTGAATTACTTCTTATGGACTCAGACCGGTAAGATCATATTTACCGCTCCAACAAGACCATTAGTGGCTCAACAAATTAAGGCATGTCTTGGTATAACTGGTATACCTTCTGATGAAACTGCTATTCTATTAGATAAAAGTAGGAAAAATAGAGAAGAAATTTGGGCAAATAAAAGAGTATTCTTCACCACACCACAAGTAGTGgaaaatgatttgaaaagaggTGTTTTAAATCCAAAGGATATCGTATGTTTGGTCATTGATGAAGCTCATAGAGCAACGGGATCATACGCATACACTAATGTCGTGAAATTCATTGATAGATTTAACAGTTCTTATAGAATATTAGCATTGACAGCTACCCCAGGCTCTGATCTTGATAGCGTTCAAGAAgttgttaataatttagatATTTCTAAGATTGAAATTCGTACAGAGGAAAGTATTGATATTGTTAAATATATGAaacaaagagaaaaagtTAAAATCCAAACAGGTTTAACCacagaaattgaagatgttATAGAACAATTGGGCATCGCAATCCAACCTGTACTTCAACAAGCAGTCGAATTAGGTATTTATGAAGAATGTGAACCATCACgaataaattcattcaagGCAATGCAATTGAgtcaaaaaattattgcAAATCCAACTTTGCCTGAAGGAATTAAGTGgagaaatttttttattctacAATTATTAAACCACGTTGGACAAATGcttaaaagaattaaaatttATGGTCTTCGCACTTTTTACAATTACtttataaataaacataaaGAATTcacaacaaaatataatttaggGAAATCTACAAATAAAATTGCCGCAGGATTTTATTTCCAtccaattttgaaaacattGAGGGAGAATTGTGATAAACATGTGGCAAACCCAAAATTCTTAGGacatgaaaaattacaaaacaTTAGAGATGAActaattgatttttttgaaaatggaGCACCAGATTCAAGAGTTATCATATTTACAGAACTTCGAGAAAGCGCTTTGGAAATCGTTAAATGTGTAGATAGTATGAACGATAAGCGTATAAGACCGCATATTTTTATTGGACAGGCAAGAGGTAAAGAAGGATTTGATGAAGTCACATACTCTCGTAAACATAAACCAAAGGGTAGGAAAAAGGAAGATAAACTGAGGCGACAAGAAGAGGAAAGACGAATCGAGGAACAGagaaaattagaaaaagaacaacaaaaactAGAAAGGAGTGTCTCGAGAACTGGATCCTCGGAGGATGCTCAGATTAATGGGATGAATCAAAAAAGGCAAAAAGAAACTATTAAAGAGTTTAAAGAAGGGATATATAACGTTTTGGTTTGTACATCTATCGGTGAAGAAGGTTTAGATATCGGAGAAGTTGATTTGATCATTTGTTATGATACAACTAGTAGCccaattaaaaatatacaaaggATGGGGAGAACAGGAAGAAAAAGGGATGGTAAAATCATCTTGCTCTTCAGTAGTAATGAAGCTACAAAATTTGAACAAGCCATGGAAAATTATTCTAATTTACAGAAACTAATTACAAAGAACTTCATCGAATATAAGAAGTCGGATCGTATACTTCCGACGAGTATCAATCCAGAATGtgttaaaaaatttatcgAAATCAATGAATCAGATAAAGAAGTGAATAATATGGAAAGTGatgaaattatcaaatatgcTACTCAAAGAATGATGGGGAAGACCcctaaaaagaaaacaactAAATCGAGGAAAGTTTCCAAGGAGCCTAAAAGCAAACAAAAGCAATTTTTTATGCCAGATAACGTCGTGACTGGTATTATTAAAGCTAGTACCTtagtaaataaatataacaCCGATGAAAATGGTAATAAAGTACGACAAGAAATTAAAGCTAAACCTgttgaaaagaagaaacttgCAACTTTGGACTCGATTGAGAATGatccatcatcatcagatCTCGAAGATTTTGATCTGCAGGATTACGGAACATTAAAGCATGACCAGAAGACATTAGTAGATATTCTCGGTACtgtaaaagaagaaactcAGGCCCAGGTTCTTCCTAACGACAACTATTCTGGGTCAATGGAAAATTCTATGGTTCTTCCTGTGAAGCGTGAAAAAAGGGAGAAAGACGTGCCACAAACCATTGGTAAATTAGATTCCCGATCGGGCGATTCAAGAGTTTCCAGCGCTAAGCCCTTAGCTACTGAGGAGGTTCGACTGCCAATTGAAGATATGTCGTATTTCGCGAAGCACTATTCAAAACAGGATTCAATTTCGATTAATTCTATACCAAATCTTAGTGAAGCAAACAAGGCATCGCTAATTCCTCACACAAGTTTTACGCAGGGAATAATAGGATTATTTAGAGATATGAGAGAAAACAAACCAGAGCAAAATATAGAGTTTAACAGAATAAAATGTATAGGCAAAGGATTACAGAATGGCGtattgaaacaaaagaacATATTGGCTCGTGCATTGTGGATAATCACAATATCAGTTACCTTCAAAAATTGCCGATGCAGACAGTGTACCAAAATCCACCGAAACTGA
- the PAC2 gene encoding Pac2p (similar to Saccharomyces cerevisiae PAC2 (YER007W); ancestral locus Anc_7.151) has translation MAYEVGDRLQIDNELGTILFKGKIKEWPSEEAYGIEWDNPNRGKHSGTVHGESYFKTLIPDSATFIKEPKLLVNARKNVTFYGALQGKYGDSSYISGLVMGTKEVEALGFEQLNYRNKDFSSLRHVSLSRSCICKTREKLSDIILIKNSCNNVETLDLSYNTFSSFKDVVLILECLSKLKTLNLNGNRFISWEGLDGFKITTLEHLSMSSCYLSPDNVQLLLQLFPNLKQLDISYNLLESLPDKSFTIPKCLKGLNLSCNQLYNMPKCLGQWKLEELNLSHNLFSEVSSINSETLRDLDISDNKFVDWTICDELNKNLAQLNSLRINGNPLFTSSSKPETELLYETLARFDHLHIVNGSSFSLQERKEAELYFVSKILSDEIRFEKNLGRWEYFNAKYDIEMKLEHEKKSWLDNLLLEIEIHYHGNHFPILVMTNYTIRHLKTIIIKRLALHVNDVKLSFRISNDIVFEIDKNFSTIEDTGIQEKTKVFVTHNGQEIENRQTFSKRK, from the coding sequence ATGGCATATGAAGTTGGAGATCGTCTGcaaattgataatgaattaggTACAATACTCTTTAAAGGTAAAATCAAAGAATGGCCATCGGAAGAAGCCTATGGTATTGAATGGGACAACCCAAACCGTGGTAAACATTCTGGTACAGTCCATGGAGAGAGCTATTTTAAAACTCTAATCCCAGACTCAGCCACATTTATAAAAGAACCCAAATTGCTCGTTAATGCCAGGAAGAATGTCACTTTTTATGGAGCTTTACAAGGGAAATATGGAGATTCCTCGTACATATCTGGTCTTGTCATGGGTACTAAGGAAGTCGAGGCTTTAGGTTTTGAACAACTGAACTATAGAAATAAAGATTTCAGCAGTCTGAGACATGTCTCTTTATCTCGAAGTTGTATTTGTAAAACTCGTGAGAAACTATCAGATatcattttgataaaaaacTCATGTAATAATGTTGAAACATTAGATCTCTCCTACAATACATTTTCGTCATTCAAGGATGTTGTATTAATATTAGAGTGCCTAtccaaattgaaaactttaaaCCTAAATGGTAATCGTTTCATATCATGGGAAGGTCTGGACGGTTTCAAAATAACAACCTTGGAGCATCTGTCCATGTCGTCATGTTATTTGTCACCCGATAACGTCCAACTGTTGTTACAACTTTTTCctaatttgaaacaattagaCATTAGCTATAATTTACTAGAGTCGCTTCCGGATAAGAGCTTTACAATCCCAAAATGTCTCAAAGGATTAAATTTATCTTGTAATCAGCTATATAACATGCCTAAATGTTTAGGTCAATGGAAATTAGAAGAACTAAACCTTTCTCATAATCTCTTTTCCGAGGTAAGCTCGATCAATTCTGAAACGCTGAGAGATTTAGACATTTCAGATAACAAATTTGTAGACTGGACAATATGTGAcgaattaaataaaaatttagcCCAGCTGAACTCATTGAGAATCAACGGAAATCCGTTATTTACAAGTTCATCAAAACCTGAAACAGAATTACTTTACGAAACTCTGGCGAGATTTGATCACCTACACATCGTGAACGGCTCGAGCTTTTCATTACAAGAAAGGAAAGAGGCAGAATTGTACTTTGTTTCTAAAATATTGAGTGATGAAATACGTTTCGAGAAAAACTTGGGAAGATGGGAATATTTTAACGCTAAATACGATATCGAAATGAAATTGGAACATGAGAAAAAATCTTGGCTGGATAATCTGCTTTTGGAGATTGAAATTCACTACCATGGTAATCATTTTCCAATACTAGTGATGACAAATTATACAATAAGACATCTGAAaaccattatcatcaaaagATTGGCGTTACACGTGAATGATGTCAAACTTTCATTTAGGATTTCGAATGATATCGTATTTGAAATAGACAAGAACTTTTCTACAATTGAAGATACTGGTATACAAGAAAAAACTAAAGTTTTTGTGACTCATAATGGGcaagaaatagaaaataGACAAACCTTttcgaaaagaaaataa